One Streptosporangium sp. NBC_01495 DNA window includes the following coding sequences:
- a CDS encoding diacylglycerol/lipid kinase family protein, with product MPAEIAVLVNPAARGGRSRGLLSPVLDRLRQGGREVSVILGDSASDALERACTAVAEEPEALVAFGGDGLVHLALQAVAGSGVPLGVIPVGTGNDIAAALGIPLKAPLAAADTVLRGRVRTVDAAKAGRDEWFAGVLACGFDSRVNERANTMTWPPGMARYLVALAEELRSFRPIPFRIDLDGEIVEREAMLVAVGNTSSYGVGMRVCPGAVPDDGLLDVTILDAVPRGEFLRVFPRVYRGSHGAHPAVTMRRARRVTVEAPGVIAYADGERVGPTPLTCEIVPGALAVLV from the coding sequence GTGCCCGCAGAGATCGCAGTCCTCGTCAACCCCGCCGCCCGCGGCGGCCGTTCGCGGGGACTGCTCTCCCCGGTGCTCGACCGCCTGCGGCAGGGCGGGCGCGAGGTCTCGGTGATCCTCGGAGACTCCGCCTCCGACGCCCTGGAACGCGCCTGCACCGCCGTCGCCGAGGAGCCGGAGGCGCTGGTCGCCTTCGGCGGTGACGGCCTGGTCCACCTGGCCCTCCAGGCGGTCGCGGGCAGCGGCGTGCCGCTGGGCGTCATCCCGGTGGGCACCGGCAACGACATCGCCGCCGCGCTCGGCATTCCCCTGAAGGCGCCGCTGGCCGCCGCCGACACCGTGCTGCGCGGGCGGGTGCGCACGGTCGACGCCGCGAAGGCGGGCCGGGACGAGTGGTTCGCCGGGGTGCTGGCCTGCGGCTTCGACTCCCGGGTCAACGAGCGGGCCAACACGATGACCTGGCCGCCCGGGATGGCCAGATACCTGGTCGCCCTCGCCGAGGAGCTGCGCTCCTTCCGGCCCATCCCCTTCAGGATCGACCTGGACGGTGAGATCGTCGAACGTGAGGCGATGCTGGTCGCGGTCGGCAACACCTCCTCCTACGGCGTCGGCATGCGCGTGTGTCCCGGCGCCGTCCCGGACGACGGCCTGCTGGACGTGACGATCCTCGACGCCGTCCCCAGGGGGGAGTTCCTGCGCGTCTTCCCCCGCGTCTACCGGGGCTCCCACGGCGCCCACCCCGCCGTCACCATGCGCCGCGCCCGCCGGGTGACCGTGGAGGCGCCGGGAGTGATCGCCTACGCCGACGGCGAGCGGGTCGGTCCCACCCCGCTGACGTGCGAGATCGTCCCCGGCGCGCTGGCGGTCCTCGTCTAG
- the tatC gene encoding twin-arginine translocase subunit TatC has product MALLKWPKSGRNGAAPPPAEAGDGRMPLMEHLRELRNRLVIVLLALVAGIIVGFIFFQPIWTFITEPYCQLPASQILREGECTFAIRGVFEAFLVNLKVAAMFALVVSSPVWLYQIWGFVTPGLYRNEKRYSISFLGLAIPLFLAGAALAYFIMDTGLALLLGFAPDNAVPLLEMDEYLSYALVMIIIFGVSFELPLLMVFLNVIGVLSHATVAKHRRMVIFIMFLFAALATPSTDPFSMIALAVPMVVLFALAEGVMYLRDRRQAKAEDFSHLSDDEASSLDDDTSSLGDVTPVGDPAPIDSRTTDTDPSR; this is encoded by the coding sequence ATGGCGCTGCTGAAGTGGCCCAAATCGGGCCGGAACGGGGCGGCACCGCCGCCCGCCGAGGCGGGCGACGGTCGCATGCCGCTCATGGAGCACCTGCGCGAGCTGCGTAACCGGCTGGTCATCGTCCTGCTGGCGCTGGTCGCGGGGATCATCGTCGGCTTCATCTTCTTCCAGCCGATCTGGACCTTCATCACCGAGCCCTACTGCCAGCTGCCCGCCTCGCAGATCCTGCGGGAGGGCGAGTGCACGTTCGCCATCCGCGGTGTCTTCGAGGCGTTCCTGGTGAACCTGAAGGTCGCGGCGATGTTCGCGCTGGTGGTCTCCTCGCCGGTGTGGCTGTACCAGATCTGGGGCTTCGTGACCCCGGGCCTGTACCGCAACGAGAAGCGCTACTCGATCTCGTTCCTCGGCCTGGCGATCCCGCTGTTCCTGGCGGGCGCGGCGCTCGCCTACTTCATCATGGACACCGGCCTGGCGCTCCTGCTCGGCTTCGCGCCGGACAACGCGGTGCCGCTGCTGGAGATGGACGAATACCTCAGCTACGCGCTGGTCATGATCATCATCTTCGGCGTCTCGTTCGAGCTGCCGCTGCTGATGGTGTTCCTGAACGTCATCGGCGTCCTGTCGCACGCCACCGTGGCCAAGCACCGCCGCATGGTCATCTTCATCATGTTCCTCTTCGCCGCGCTGGCCACACCGAGCACCGACCCGTTCTCGATGATCGCCCTGGCCGTCCCGATGGTGGTGCTGTTCGCCCTGGCCGAAGGGGTCATGTACCTGCGTGACAGGAGACAGGCCAAGGCCGAGGACTTCTCCCACCTGTCCGACGACGAGGCCTCCTCGCTCGACGACGACACCTCGTCCCTGGGCGACGTGACCCCCGTCGGCGATCCGGCTCCTATCGATTCGAGAACGACCGACACCGATCCCAGCAGATAG
- the tatA gene encoding Sec-independent protein translocase subunit TatA, protein MPNLGPTELIIIGLILVLLFGAKKLPEAARGLGRSLRIFKSETAKLRDEDEPQTATATVVQAQPQPAAPVPQPIPAATQAPAPAPSAEEEARRLEEQAARLRAQAGAPKSQ, encoded by the coding sequence ATGCCCAACCTCGGACCCACTGAGCTGATCATCATCGGCCTGATCCTGGTGCTGCTCTTCGGTGCGAAGAAGCTGCCGGAAGCCGCCCGCGGGCTCGGCCGGTCGCTGCGCATCTTCAAGTCGGAGACCGCCAAGCTCCGCGACGAGGACGAGCCGCAGACCGCGACCGCCACGGTCGTCCAGGCGCAGCCCCAGCCCGCCGCCCCGGTTCCGCAGCCGATCCCGGCCGCGACCCAGGCCCCGGCCCCCGCGCCGAGCGCCGAGGAGGAGGCCCGCCGGCTGGAGGAGCAGGCCGCCCGGCTGCGCGCCCAGGCCGGAGCGCCCAAGTCGCAGTGA
- a CDS encoding DEAD/DEAH box helicase yields MTTPAERYAAFRQSQAESGPALTSFRGLYDFELDDFQLDACRALEAGDGVLVAAPTGSGKTVVGEFAVHVALQEGRKCFYTTPIKALSNQKYNDLVRRYGADKVGLLTGDNSVNGEAPIVVMTTEVLRNMLYAGSSTLAGLGFVVMDEVHYLADRFRGAVWEEVIIHLPESVRLVALSATVSNAEEFGEWMGEVRGDTSVIVDEHRPVPLWQHMLVGSRIYDLFVTGDEDRRPQINPNLLRIARDEERQAYGRGRRGYSRPRRNGPPDRAAAIERLDADALLPAITFIFSRAGCDAAVMQCLHDGIRLTTDAERHEIRQIVDERTAHLPDEDLGVLGYLEWRDALERGLAAHHAGMLPTFKEVVEELFTRGLVKAVFATETLALGINMPARSVVIEKLDKWNGETHADLTPGEYTQLTGRAGRRGIDVEGHAVVQWQPGTDPLQVAGLASTRTYPLRSSFRPSYNMAVNLVGQVGRERARTLLESSFAQFQADRAVVGIAKQVRRAEEALEGYRQAMTCHLGDFEEYAAMRRALSDREAELSRQRGAARRTQALRSLEALKPGDIIRVPGGRRAGLAVVLDPGLNSRGEGPSPLVLTIGKQVKKLSPADFPVPVEPVEHLRIPKNFNARSPKERANLVSSVHAKIGDRDFGKPVRARDHAAEDDEINRLRREIRQHPCHGCDEREDHARWAERYHKLLRETEGLRRRVEGRSHVIARTFDKVCGVLDQLGYLDGESVTAEGRRLAQLYTELDLLTAECLRAGLWDDLDPAELAACVSSLVFESRQADDARQPRIPAGAAQKTLADMVRLWGELESIEGDHGLSFIREPDFGFAWAAFRWAKGHTLDAVLRDGVAGAELAAGDFVRWTKQLLDLLGQISDAAPAGSKVKQSAGKSMDALRRGVVAYSSVT; encoded by the coding sequence ATGACGACCCCAGCGGAACGATACGCTGCCTTCCGTCAGAGCCAAGCCGAGAGTGGCCCAGCGCTGACCTCGTTCCGCGGCCTGTACGACTTCGAGCTGGACGACTTCCAGCTCGACGCCTGCCGGGCGCTGGAGGCGGGCGACGGGGTCCTCGTGGCGGCCCCCACCGGCTCGGGCAAGACCGTGGTGGGCGAGTTCGCGGTGCACGTGGCCCTGCAGGAGGGCCGCAAGTGCTTCTACACCACCCCGATCAAGGCGCTGTCCAACCAGAAGTACAACGACCTGGTCAGGCGATACGGCGCCGACAAGGTGGGCCTGCTCACCGGTGACAACAGCGTCAACGGCGAGGCCCCCATCGTCGTCATGACGACCGAGGTGCTGCGCAACATGCTCTACGCCGGGTCCTCCACCCTGGCGGGGCTCGGTTTCGTCGTCATGGACGAGGTCCACTACCTCGCCGACCGGTTCCGCGGCGCGGTCTGGGAGGAAGTGATCATCCACCTGCCCGAGTCGGTGCGCCTGGTCGCCCTGTCGGCCACGGTCAGCAACGCCGAGGAGTTCGGCGAGTGGATGGGCGAGGTCCGCGGCGACACCAGCGTCATCGTCGACGAGCACCGCCCGGTCCCGCTCTGGCAGCACATGCTCGTCGGCAGCCGCATCTACGACCTGTTCGTCACCGGCGACGAGGACCGGCGCCCGCAGATCAACCCCAACCTCCTGCGCATCGCCAGGGACGAGGAGCGCCAGGCGTACGGCAGGGGGCGCCGAGGCTACTCGCGGCCCCGCAGGAACGGCCCGCCGGACCGGGCGGCGGCCATCGAGCGCCTGGACGCCGACGCCCTGCTGCCCGCGATCACGTTCATCTTCTCCAGGGCCGGTTGCGACGCCGCCGTCATGCAGTGCCTGCACGACGGCATCCGGCTCACCACCGACGCCGAGCGGCACGAGATCCGGCAGATCGTCGACGAGCGCACCGCGCACCTGCCCGACGAGGACCTGGGCGTGCTCGGCTACCTGGAGTGGCGCGACGCCCTGGAGCGCGGCCTGGCCGCCCACCACGCGGGCATGCTCCCGACCTTCAAGGAGGTCGTCGAGGAGCTGTTCACCCGGGGCCTGGTCAAGGCCGTGTTCGCCACCGAGACCCTCGCGCTGGGCATCAACATGCCCGCCCGCTCCGTGGTGATCGAGAAACTCGACAAGTGGAACGGCGAGACCCACGCCGACCTCACCCCCGGCGAGTACACCCAGCTCACCGGGCGGGCCGGGCGCCGCGGCATCGACGTGGAGGGCCACGCGGTCGTCCAGTGGCAGCCCGGCACCGACCCGCTCCAGGTCGCCGGCCTGGCCAGCACCCGCACCTACCCGCTGCGCTCCAGCTTCCGCCCCTCGTACAACATGGCGGTCAACCTCGTCGGCCAGGTGGGCAGGGAGCGGGCCAGGACCCTCCTGGAGTCCTCGTTCGCGCAGTTCCAGGCCGACCGGGCCGTGGTGGGCATCGCCAAGCAGGTGCGCCGCGCGGAGGAGGCCCTGGAGGGCTACCGCCAGGCGATGACCTGCCACCTGGGCGACTTCGAGGAGTACGCCGCGATGCGCAGGGCCCTGTCCGACAGGGAGGCCGAGCTGTCGCGCCAGCGCGGCGCGGCCCGCAGGACGCAGGCGCTGCGCTCGCTGGAGGCGCTCAAGCCCGGCGACATCATCAGGGTTCCCGGGGGGCGCCGCGCCGGTCTGGCCGTCGTCCTCGACCCCGGCCTCAACTCCCGGGGAGAGGGGCCGTCCCCGCTGGTGCTCACCATCGGCAAGCAGGTCAAGAAGCTGTCACCGGCCGACTTCCCCGTCCCGGTGGAGCCGGTCGAGCACCTGCGCATCCCGAAGAACTTCAACGCCCGGTCGCCCAAGGAGCGGGCCAACCTGGTCTCCTCCGTGCACGCCAAGATCGGCGACCGTGACTTCGGCAAGCCCGTCAGGGCGCGCGACCACGCCGCGGAGGACGACGAGATCAACCGCCTGCGCCGGGAGATCCGCCAGCACCCCTGCCACGGGTGCGACGAGCGCGAGGACCACGCCCGCTGGGCCGAGCGCTACCACAAGCTGCTCCGCGAGACCGAGGGCCTGCGCCGCCGGGTCGAGGGCCGCTCCCACGTCATCGCCCGCACCTTCGACAAGGTCTGCGGCGTGCTCGACCAGCTCGGCTACCTCGACGGCGAGAGCGTCACCGCCGAGGGCCGCCGCCTGGCCCAGCTCTACACCGAGCTGGACCTGCTGACCGCCGAATGCCTGCGCGCGGGGCTCTGGGACGACCTGGACCCGGCCGAGCTGGCCGCGTGCGTGTCGTCACTGGTCTTCGAGTCGCGGCAGGCCGACGACGCCCGCCAGCCCAGGATCCCCGCGGGAGCGGCCCAGAAGACGCTGGCGGACATGGTGCGCCTCTGGGGTGAGCTGGAGTCGATCGAGGGCGATCACGGCCTGTCGTTCATCAGGGAGCCCGACTTCGGCTTCGCCTGGGCGGCCTTCCGCTGGGCCAAGGGCCACACCCTGGACGCCGTGCTCCGCGACGGTGTCGCCGGTGCGGAGCTGGCCGCCGGAGACTTCGTCCGCTGGACCAAGCAGCTGCTCGACCTCCTCGGCCAGATCTCCGACGCCGCCCCGGCGGGCAGCAAGGTCAAGCAGAGCGCGGGCAAGTCGATGGACGCCCTGCGGCGCGGGGTGGTGGCCTACTCGTCCGTGACCTGA